In Synechococcus sp. PCC 6312, one genomic interval encodes:
- a CDS encoding thermonuclease family protein, translated as MISPSEREAVVNEIGTPTQTRTGLTEWQVVQRSIHDGDTIRATNGNEEIRVRFACIDAPELKQPLGEASRNTLRNILKKADYRVDLRITNTDRYGRKVAEVWTGNTLVQETMTRKGMAYAYRKFANNCPSFAKVDQAEQEARKEGVGVWKSDQIKPWDFRRMNR; from the coding sequence ATGATTAGTCCATCCGAACGTGAAGCCGTTGTCAACGAAATCGGAACACCCACCCAAACCAGAACTGGACTAACCGAATGGCAAGTTGTTCAACGCTCTATCCATGATGGCGATACCATCCGAGCCACCAATGGCAACGAAGAAATCCGAGTCCGCTTCGCCTGTATTGACGCACCAGAACTTAAACAACCCTTGGGCGAAGCATCCCGTAATACACTCCGCAATATCTTAAAAAAAGCTGACTACCGTGTTGACCTTCGCATTACCAACACTGACCGCTATGGCCGTAAGGTCGCTGAAGTCTGGACGGGCAATACCCTTGTCCAAGAAACCATGACCCGCAAAGGCATGGCCTACGCTTACCGCAAGTTCGCTAATAACTGCCCTAGTTTTGCCAAAGTTGATCAAGCCGAACAAGAAGCCCGAAAAGAAGGCGTTGGTGTCTGGAAGTCAGACCAGATAAAACCTTGGGACTTCCGTAGAATGAACCGCTGA
- a CDS encoding DUF6283 family protein translates to MKNKPCKDCPFRKDKEGYGLHPKRAREILESIERDSEFTCHETVGKKEAPCIGSAIYLENTRPGGMLSNLMYRLAVQSKIIPKPEELNRSIEVYKNKKEAIKGMTTYFTQAKDSLG, encoded by the coding sequence ATGAAAAATAAGCCATGCAAAGACTGCCCATTCAGAAAAGATAAAGAAGGCTATGGACTCCATCCGAAAAGAGCCAGAGAAATACTGGAGTCAATAGAAAGAGACAGCGAGTTTACTTGCCACGAAACAGTTGGAAAGAAAGAAGCACCCTGCATCGGTTCAGCCATATACCTGGAAAACACTAGACCAGGAGGGATGCTCTCAAACCTGATGTATCGGTTAGCAGTGCAAAGCAAAATCATCCCAAAACCTGAAGAACTAAATCGCTCCATTGAAGTTTATAAAAACAAGAAAGAAGCAATCAAAGGGATGACCACCTACTTTACCCAGGCCAAGGACTCGTTGGGATAA
- a CDS encoding methyltransferase domain-containing protein produces the protein MMIHPSQSHLDFGCGYGKDTEWLNELGFKSKCYDPYYFPTPLEPADIVTMTYVLNVIETWEERVETLKKAWELAQKTLIVADHVKSSNKSQKENWSGREVYTYKFSHNELKSFVEIVTQTESEWLTGDKLVIHKSAKPIKVWSQPEIKTLIQSFKKEWIAPKYANIRKYNTQKWTYYRIESKLRNLPGKSGPVSQLHLKDDLKIKWAIKAMIRRNMIMMAKLHCNTMIYCDELNGWKPNLYSGICGSLRESELMKEVLHEVMPYIQESDMPKSA, from the coding sequence ATGATGATCCACCCAAGCCAGTCGCACCTGGATTTTGGCTGCGGGTATGGAAAAGACACCGAATGGCTGAATGAACTTGGCTTTAAGTCAAAATGCTATGACCCCTACTACTTCCCCACCCCACTCGAACCCGCCGATATTGTAACCATGACCTATGTTCTGAACGTGATCGAAACCTGGGAGGAACGAGTCGAAACCCTAAAAAAAGCATGGGAGTTGGCCCAGAAAACACTAATCGTTGCTGACCATGTAAAAAGCAGCAATAAAAGCCAGAAAGAAAACTGGAGTGGGCGTGAAGTCTATACTTACAAGTTCTCTCACAACGAACTCAAGTCCTTCGTAGAAATCGTCACCCAAACCGAGTCGGAATGGCTAACAGGCGATAAGCTCGTTATCCATAAGTCGGCAAAGCCGATCAAAGTCTGGAGCCAACCCGAAATTAAGACCCTCATTCAGTCCTTCAAAAAGGAATGGATCGCTCCTAAGTATGCCAATATCCGCAAGTACAATACCCAAAAATGGACATACTACCGCATTGAATCCAAACTTCGTAACCTCCCTGGCAAGTCCGGTCCAGTCAGTCAACTGCACCTCAAAGATGACCTCAAGATTAAGTGGGCCATTAAGGCCATGATCCGTAGAAATATGATCATGATGGCCAAACTTCATTGCAACACCATGATCTACTGCGATGAACTTAATGGATGGAAGCCAAACCTCTATAGCGGTATCTGCGGAAGCCTCCGTGAGTCTGAACTTATGAAAGAAGTCCTACACGAAGTTATGCCATATATCCAAGAATCTGATATGCCGAAATCAGCCTGA
- a CDS encoding SprT-like domain-containing protein, whose amino-acid sequence MLIFVGIDQKTKVRIRTIHQGIMEKLKRQFSAKIIAMITEKPITVKYNTRLKTTAGRASKDKIELNLPLLSENPSELPQVYAHELAHTICCRLWPKKRIGHDRNWKLIMTKMGFQPRSHGHKAHSQKNPERRYQIPL is encoded by the coding sequence ATGCTAATATTTGTTGGAATTGACCAGAAAACTAAGGTAAGAATCCGGACAATTCACCAAGGCATCATGGAAAAACTGAAGCGTCAATTCTCAGCCAAAATAATCGCCATGATCACCGAAAAACCCATTACCGTTAAATACAATACTCGCCTTAAAACAACAGCCGGGAGAGCCAGTAAAGACAAAATTGAATTAAATCTACCCCTACTCTCCGAAAACCCGTCAGAACTGCCCCAAGTCTATGCCCATGAATTAGCCCATACCATTTGCTGTCGCCTATGGCCAAAAAAAAGAATTGGACATGACAGAAACTGGAAACTGATCATGACAAAAATGGGCTTCCAACCTCGGAGTCATGGTCACAAGGCACATTCACAAAAGAATCCTGAACGGAGATACCAGATACCGCTGTAA
- the iscB gene encoding RNA-guided endonuclease IscB, with protein sequence MSNFIFVLDTQKRPLDPVHPGKARHLLNQGKAAVYRRFPFTLILKEAHPDVPVQDLELKLDPGSKVTGIAIKQGNKIIFGAELQHRGQQIKDALLSRRQLRRGRRNRKTRYRQPRFLNRNRPDGWLAPSLKHRVDTVLTWVNRLRNLAPLGSIAQELVRFDLQKLQNPEISGIEYQQGELQGYEVREYLLEKWGRKCTYCGTKDVPLEVEHIHPRSRGGTDRVSNLTMACHACNQSKGNQDIRDFLFGKPELLQRILRKAKAPLKDAAAVNSTRWALFNALKATGLPLTTGTGGQTKFNRTRLDLPKAHWLDAACVGQVDALKVLTSKPLLITAKGHGTRQMCGTDKFGFSTRHKSRVQIHKGFQTGDIVRATVTAGKKIGFYVGRVLCRASGSFDIATATGRVAGISHKYCKAMHKKDGYAYVF encoded by the coding sequence ATGTCCAATTTTATCTTTGTTCTCGATACCCAAAAACGACCGCTTGATCCCGTTCATCCTGGGAAGGCTCGTCATCTACTCAACCAAGGAAAAGCGGCAGTATATCGTCGTTTTCCATTTACCCTCATCTTGAAAGAAGCTCATCCTGATGTCCCCGTGCAAGACTTAGAACTCAAATTAGACCCCGGTTCTAAAGTTACTGGAATTGCAATTAAACAAGGCAACAAAATCATCTTTGGAGCCGAATTGCAGCACCGGGGGCAACAGATTAAAGATGCCTTGCTGTCTCGTCGTCAATTACGGCGTGGGAGGCGAAATCGGAAAACCCGTTATCGTCAGCCCCGTTTTCTAAATCGTAATCGCCCTGATGGTTGGCTTGCTCCTAGCCTGAAACATCGAGTTGATACGGTGCTGACCTGGGTAAATCGGCTCAGAAATCTAGCTCCCCTTGGCAGTATCGCTCAAGAGTTGGTACGGTTTGACCTACAGAAGTTACAAAATCCTGAAATCTCAGGCATTGAGTACCAACAAGGGGAATTACAAGGCTACGAAGTCAGAGAGTATCTACTAGAAAAGTGGGGCAGAAAATGTACTTACTGTGGAACTAAAGATGTCCCTTTAGAAGTAGAGCATATTCACCCCAGGTCGAGAGGCGGAACTGACCGAGTTTCTAACCTCACAATGGCTTGTCATGCCTGTAACCAAAGCAAGGGAAATCAGGACATTCGAGACTTCCTATTCGGTAAGCCTGAGTTACTACAACGGATTCTGAGAAAGGCTAAAGCCCCTCTCAAGGATGCAGCAGCAGTCAACTCTACCCGATGGGCGTTATTCAATGCACTGAAAGCGACGGGGTTGCCACTCACGACAGGGACGGGTGGACAAACTAAATTCAACCGCACCCGCTTAGACCTGCCCAAAGCTCATTGGTTGGATGCCGCTTGTGTGGGTCAGGTTGATGCGCTCAAAGTCCTGACTTCAAAGCCGTTGCTCATTACCGCCAAAGGTCACGGCACACGGCAGATGTGTGGGACTGACAAGTTTGGTTTTTCGACTCGCCATAAGTCCAGAGTACAGATTCATAAAGGCTTTCAAACTGGCGATATTGTCAGAGCGACCGTTACGGCAGGCAAGAAAATCGGCTTCTATGTGGGTCGGGTTCTTTGTCGAGCCTCTGGCAGTTTTGACATAGCCACGGCAACTGGAAGAGTGGCAGGTATCAGCCACAAATACTGCAAAGCCATGCACAAAAAAGACGGTTATGCCTATGTCTTCTAA
- the tnpA gene encoding IS200/IS605 family transposase, with amino-acid sequence MTTQFRHERHSVSDLKTHLVCVTKYRRSILTSESLAVLEKSFRDVAAKMDFQVLEFNGESDHIHVLIEFPPKLSISQIVNALKGVSSRRYGQAGFSKPFGKAALWSPSYYASTVGGAPLEILKKYIQSQEKPS; translated from the coding sequence ATGACAACTCAGTTTCGTCATGAAAGGCATAGTGTTTCAGACCTGAAGACTCATTTGGTCTGTGTCACGAAGTATCGCCGCAGTATTCTAACCAGTGAGAGTCTGGCAGTGCTGGAAAAGTCATTTCGCGATGTTGCCGCCAAAATGGATTTTCAAGTCTTGGAGTTCAATGGTGAGTCAGACCACATCCATGTTTTGATTGAATTTCCGCCAAAGCTTTCAATTTCTCAAATTGTCAATGCTCTTAAGGGCGTTTCAAGTCGTAGGTATGGGCAAGCGGGTTTTTCCAAACCTTTTGGTAAAGCGGCTTTGTGGAGTCCGAGCTACTATGCTTCAACGGTTGGAGGTGCGCCTTTGGAAATTCTTAAAAAGTACATACAATCTCAAGAAAAGCCGTCCTGA
- a CDS encoding DUF2493 domain-containing protein: MAPFRVVIAGSRQFSDFGLLCERLDALLANKLAQGFEVVVLSGACRGADALGERYAQERGFAVERFPAEWAAFGRSAGPVRNRSMAQACDAAVVFWDGVSRGTANMVSEAQAAGKPVRVVRV, encoded by the coding sequence ATGGCTCCCTTTCGTGTCGTTATCGCTGGCTCTCGGCAGTTCAGTGATTTTGGTTTGCTCTGTGAGCGGCTCGATGCCTTGCTTGCCAACAAGTTGGCTCAGGGCTTTGAGGTGGTTGTGCTTTCCGGTGCCTGTCGTGGCGCAGATGCACTTGGCGAGCGTTACGCTCAAGAGCGTGGTTTTGCGGTTGAGCGGTTCCCGGCTGAGTGGGCTGCTTTCGGTCGCTCGGCTGGGCCGGTTCGGAACCGGAGCATGGCTCAGGCGTGTGACGCAGCCGTTGTGTTCTGGGACGGCGTGAGCCGTGGCACAGCCAATATGGTCAGCGAGGCTCAGGCGGCTGGCAAGCCAGTTCGGGTTGTGCGGGTCTAA
- a CDS encoding RNA-guided endonuclease TnpB family protein translates to MKARYQYRFYPSDQQRELLARLFGCVRVAWNDALAFCKASDKLPRYNELSAKLTQDKKTAARAWMSEVSAVPLQQALRHLDKAYQNFFNSRNGKRKGKGVGVPRFKKKSNQQSAEFTKAAFSVKDGQVYLAKIGTIQPILSRALPSEPSSVTVIKDSAGRYFVSFVVDVQPIETQAENQSLGIDLGLKVFATMSNGQKAFSPDYSKIDRKIRKLQRKLAKQQSGSKRRDRTRLRIAKLHNALADTRKDFLHKLSTQVVSTNQTIVLEDLNVSGMVKNRKLSRVISLQGWRQFRMLCEAKATKLNREFRIIDRWEPTSQVCSCCGFRWGKLDLSVRTVTCVNCLETHDRDENAAVRIEQVGMGHRHDSKRTSRDCKTASAA, encoded by the coding sequence ATGAAAGCCAGGTATCAATACAGGTTTTACCCATCAGACCAACAGCGAGAATTGTTAGCTCGGTTGTTCGGCTGTGTGCGGGTTGCTTGGAATGATGCCTTAGCATTTTGCAAAGCGTCTGACAAGTTGCCCCGATACAACGAGCTTTCAGCAAAGTTGACTCAGGACAAAAAGACGGCAGCAAGAGCCTGGATGTCTGAAGTGTCGGCTGTTCCATTACAACAAGCCTTGAGACATTTGGACAAGGCCTACCAAAACTTTTTTAACTCCAGAAATGGTAAGCGAAAAGGAAAGGGAGTCGGAGTGCCAAGGTTCAAGAAAAAGAGCAATCAACAGTCTGCTGAGTTCACTAAAGCGGCCTTCTCTGTAAAGGATGGTCAGGTGTATTTGGCAAAGATTGGTACGATTCAGCCCATTTTGTCGCGGGCATTGCCGTCTGAGCCTAGTTCGGTGACGGTCATCAAGGATAGTGCGGGTCGCTACTTTGTCAGTTTCGTTGTTGACGTTCAGCCCATTGAAACTCAAGCTGAAAACCAAAGCCTGGGGATTGATTTGGGATTGAAGGTCTTTGCGACAATGAGTAATGGACAAAAAGCATTCAGCCCAGACTATTCAAAAATTGACCGGAAAATTCGCAAACTTCAGCGAAAACTTGCCAAACAACAAAGTGGTTCAAAACGCCGAGACAGAACACGCTTGCGGATTGCCAAACTGCACAATGCTTTGGCAGATACCCGCAAAGACTTTCTCCACAAACTCTCAACTCAAGTTGTCAGTACCAATCAAACGATTGTGCTAGAAGATTTGAATGTTTCGGGGATGGTCAAGAACCGGAAACTGTCCCGTGTCATTAGCTTACAAGGCTGGCGACAATTCAGGATGTTGTGTGAGGCAAAAGCAACTAAGTTGAACCGTGAGTTTCGGATCATTGACCGCTGGGAGCCAACCAGTCAAGTCTGTTCATGCTGTGGGTTTCGATGGGGCAAGCTCGATTTGTCTGTTCGTACCGTTACCTGCGTAAATTGCTTGGAAACTCACGACCGAGATGAAAATGCTGCGGTCAGAATTGAACAAGTCGGGATGGGGCATCGCCACGACTCTAAACGGACATCGAGAGACTGTAAGACTGCATCCGCAGCGTGA